In Liolophura sinensis isolate JHLJ2023 chromosome 2, CUHK_Ljap_v2, whole genome shotgun sequence, a genomic segment contains:
- the LOC135462627 gene encoding chorion class high-cysteine HCB protein 13-like: MVCDGGLIDASDNNILGDNCSVCDMDYEARYGDGDFGGDGDGGDASHACCCGCGGCGGCSGGGCGGSGGIGGCGGDGGCGGGGDCGGGCGG, from the coding sequence ATGGTTTGCGATGGCGGCTTAATTGACGCCAGCGACAACAACATCTTGGGCGACAACTGCTCAGTATGCGATATGGACTACGAAGCGCGGTATGGCGACGGCGATTTTGGCGGCGATGGTGATGGAGGTGACGCCAGCCACGCCTGCTGTTGCGGTTGTGGTGGCTGTGGGGGTTGTAGTGGAGGAGGATGTGGCGGATCGGGAGGCATAGGTGGTTGCGGAGGTGACGGTGGttgcggtggtggtggtgattgCGGTGGAGGTTGTggtggctaa